From the genome of Colletotrichum higginsianum IMI 349063 chromosome 4, whole genome shotgun sequence, one region includes:
- a CDS encoding Ferric-chelate reductase, translating into MAPASRLLATGLAVALYGIGAQADGTGLIGWGKTLYDPTCSFACRNVVRKQSLACTPVDSTANHGTAHNPVSTPPGCFVKDRVFLLTMALCIDTYCPLSENPPMAKLEDYWASHLGTGTLGNYKYVPVMTYHEALAAAREEEAMAAQHTNTTSSSGSGSGSGQEHSTHGRGLPAARLTARHDHGTAMDSGGMAVFNVSSPLPKAAGGSKPLNTTSFVGPTEWQLQWNYMHDFEVNEAGHSTVTIVIAIVAVFLPVALSLLRFVPGFTTTYAWTYWQTLLIHPAVFGRRHREPVAGVGNVPTRGQALYILVISFLNIILWLGPYTVHQPQASFTSLKMQSISIIGNRAGVMAMGNTVALFLFAARNSVLLHVTDWSYSTYLLLHRWLAYWAVFHTVVHSFMLLANYILKGSYEAELAREYWVWGIVGTVAVSAIPLFSLLWVRRRFYEFFLASHIVLSLLFIVGYYYHIWYVYGYNWGYEIWIFVAGGIWGADRLFRLVRTFWQGLQWATITAVDDVDGEYIRIEVDGKRLDSGVVYLGFPTLTWRFWETHPFSVAYAEPAAAAAVGGISTRPGAHQPGEEALSSTNPDKTTTSTTNNTTPSAAEADPEKSTSVFQRSGGSSSSSSSSAAPRDSDATVFYSRTRGGITGVLAAKASPSARVRVLLEGPYHHSGHVSPQLAHCTDMLCIAGGVGITACLPFVRHGPPAAAAAGGGSTKLFWSSRHQGLVTALAPAIDGLPGSVQVETVVGERLKLEAIITREMVAGPGPLAIVVCGPPGMADEVRSKVVEAARADVRSRPYVLVDEAFSW; encoded by the coding sequence aTGGCACCGGCATCCCGTCTGCTCGCGActggcctcgccgtcgccctgtATGGCATCGGCGCCCAGGCTGACGGCACCGGCCTCATCGGCTGGGGCAAGACGCTCTACGACCCAACCTGCTCCTTCGCCTGCCGGAACGTCGTCAGGAAGCAGTCCCTCGCCTGCACGCCCGTCGACTCGACCGCGAACCACGGCACTGCCCACAACCCCGTCTCGACACCGCCCGGCTGCTTCGTCAAGGAccgcgtcttcctcctcaccATGGCCCTCTGCATCGACACGTACTGCCCGCTGAGCGAGAACCCACCCATGGCCAAGCTCGAGGACTACTGGGCGTCCCACCTGGGCACTGGAACGCTGGGCAATTACAAATATGTTCCGGTCATGACATACCACgaggccctggccgccgcccgggaggaagaggccatggccgcccaacacaccaacaccacttcctcctccgggtccgggtccgggtcCGGCCAAGAGCACAGCACCCACGGAAGAGGGCTGCCCGCTGCACGACTCACAGCCCGTCACGATCACGGCACCGCCATGGACTCCGGGGGCATGGCCGTTTTCAACGTGTCCAGCCCGCTGCccaaggcggccggcggctccAAGCCGCTCAACACCACCAGCTTCGTCGGCCCGACCGAATGGCAGCTGCAGTGGAACTACATGCACGACTTCGAGGTGAACGAGGCCGGCCACTCGACCGTgaccatcgtcatcgccatcgtcgccgtgtTCCTCCCCGTCGCCCTCTCGCTGCTCCGCTTCGTCCCGGGCTTCACAACGACCTACGCCTGGACGTACTGGCAGACCCTGCTGATCCACCCGGCCGTGTTCGGCCGGCGTCACCGCGagcccgtcgccggcgtcggcaacgTCCCGACGCGCGGCCAGGCCCTGtacatcctcgtcatcagCTTCCTCAACATCATCCTGTGGCTCGGCCCGTACACCGTCCACCAGCCGCAGGCCAGCTTCACCTCGCTCAAGATGCagagcatcagcatcatcggcaaccgcgccggcgtcatggCCATGGGCAACACCGTCGCCCTGttcctcttcgccgcccgCAACAGCGTCCTGCTCCACGTCACGGACTGGAGCTACAGCACCTACCTGCTCCTCCACCGCTGGCTGGCCTACTGGGCCGTCTTCCACACCGTCGTCCACTCCTTCATGCTGCTGGCCAACTACATCCTCAAGGGCTCCtacgaggccgagctggccCGCGAGTACTGGGTCTGGGGCATCgtcggcaccgtcgccgtcagcgCCATCCCCCTCTTCTCGCTGCTGTGGGTGCGCCGGCGCTTCTACGAGTTCTTCCTCGCCTCGCACATCGTCCTGTCGCtgctcttcatcgtcggctACTACTACCACATCTGGTACGTCTACGGCTACAACTGGGGCTACGAGATCTGGatcttcgtcgccggcggcatctGGGGCGCCGACCGCCTcttccgcctcgtccgcaCCTTCTGGCAGGGCCTCCAATGGGCCACCATCACcgcggtcgacgacgtcgatggcgaGTACATCCgcatcgaggtcgacggcaagCGCCTCGACAGCGGCGTGGTCTATCTCGGCTTCCCGACCCTCACCTGGCGCTTCTGGGAGACCCATCCCTTCTCCGTGGCCTATGCCgaaccggcggcggcggcggcggtgggcggCATCAGCACCAGGCCCGGGGCTCACCAgccaggagaagaagccctTTCTTCGACCAACCCGGACAagacaacaacatcaacaacaaacaacacaacgccctcggccgccgaagCGGACCCCGAAAAGTCCACGAGCGTGTTCCAGAGATcaggcggcagcagcagcagcagcagcagcagcgccgcaCCAAGGGACTCCGACGCCACAGTCTTCTACTCCCGCACCCGCGGCGGTATCaccggcgtcctcgccgccaaggcaTCCCCTTCTGCCCGGgtccgcgtcctcctcgagggcccCTACCACCACTCGGGCCACGTCTCCCCCCAACTCGCCCACTGCACCGACATGCTCtgcatcgccggcggcgtgggcATCACCGCCTGCCTCCCGTTCGTGCGTCAcggcccgccggcggcggcggcggcggggggggggagcacCAAGCTCTTCTGGTCCAGCCGGCACCAGGGCCTCGTCACGGCTCTCGCgcccgccatcgacggcctcccGGGTAGCGTGCAGGTCGAGACCGTCGTGGGAGAGAGGCTGAAGCTGGAGGCGATCATCACCAGGGAGATGGTTGCGGGGCCGGGCCCGTTGGCCATCGTCGTCTGCGGGCCGCCGGGCATGGCGGATGAAGTGCGCAGCAAGGTTgtcgaggcggcgcgggcggatGTGAGAAGCAGGCCGTACGTCCTGGTGGACGAGGCGTTTTCGTGGTAG
- a CDS encoding Methyltransferase-family protein produces the protein MAPPNDTTQSKYHIGFKQGTINLFELRNVSTCLQYLMPTLWSLPPTFSLLDVGCGPGSITLDLARHFPQATIIGVDQSAEVTERNRASAGALTPQGARRPLVDFRHGDVLKPETFLTPAEMEAGFDVVHEHTTLICIPDNAPVLRQMRLLAKPRGGIVACRDGDTQSQVLWPPCPENAELQERIYRMNGLETQTGRQLIHKALAAGFRRDQITASASVLSNITPEERQAYAGSMLDILADETSEYRRAAARFGYTPEQVDVLRANMQRFIDAEDAWRLLICTEIICRLDEDE, from the coding sequence ATGGCGCCCCCCAACGACACCACCCAGTCCAAGTACCACATCGGCTTCAAGCAGGGAACCATCAACCTGTTCGAGCTGCGCAATGTCTCGACCTGTCTGCAGTACCTGATGCCGACTCTCTGGTCGCTGCCGCCCACCTTCTCCCTGCTGGACGTCGGCTGCGGCCCAGGAAGCATCACGCTGGACCTCGCAAGACACTTCCCCCAGgccaccatcatcggcgtcgaccagAGCGCCGAGGTGACGGAACGCAACCGGGCCAGTGCCGGGGCCCTCACCCCTCAgggcgcccgccgccccctcgtCGACTTTCGCCACGGCGACGTGCTCAAGCCAGAGACCTTTCTCACcccggccgagatggaggccgggttcgacgtcgtccacgaGCACACGACGCTCATCTGCATCCCCGACAACGCCCCCGTGCTCAGGCAGATGCGGCTGCTGGCGAAGCCCAggggcggcatcgtcgcctgccgcgacggcgacaccCAGTCGCAGGTGCTGTGGCCGCCGTGTCCCGAGAACGCCGAGCTGCAGGAGCGCATCTACAGGATGAACGGGCTCGAGACGCAGACCGGCCGCCAGCTGATTCACAaggccctggccgccggctTCCGCAGGGACCAGATcaccgcctcggccagcgtCCTGTCCAACATCACGCCCGAGGAGAGGCAAGCCTACGCCGGGTCCATGCTGgacatcctcgccgacgagaccTCGGAGTACCGCCGGGCCGCCGCCAGGTTCGGGTACACGCCGGAGCAGGTGGACGTGCTCCGCGCCAACATGCAGCGGTTCATTGACGCTGAGGACGCCTGGAGGCTCTTGATATGCACAGAGATTATCTGCCggctggacgaggatgagTGA
- a CDS encoding Oligopeptide transporter: MGIVEKQTPSPPPDEAQVVVAVDSVPRDATDDEVENLPHLVDKLPPAAWAAALIGASERFSYYCFVSIWQNYMQNERGSHAVPGALGLGQATATAISNGFFIFLFLMPSGFAVVSDVYLGRYNTLLLGLALSLCGSLVMFATALPSSLDSGAGLPGLIVAMVLVGLGVGATKATVSPFIGENLHQKSLEWQRLLVRQRNGTLAVVDGTRTLQFLYNAFYWFTNIASLSSVPATFLEMEFDFWAAYLMAAISLVLAASLLLLFKSRLVKIRPGGNSLPQAIRVMTMAARNGFNLDHAKQSYQMEACGAQVPWGDKFVDELRRSLLACRVIFCFAFFYLAITQMFNNLISQAGQMQLHGVPNDMLQAMAGVACVVFGPVIQALYNFLAKHRISFGPMARIALAFLICGAGMAYAAGLQKIIYSAAPCYDAPRACPASDGGRLPNEVNVWAQLPVYVALAVAEIFGLVTASEYAYSKAHKDMKSIVQAMVQLSACMGSLMAMALSPVSRDPHLVIVYAAIAGVMGLCSALFWWKFRKYDRLDRELNNLDRAN, encoded by the exons ATGGGCATTGTCGAAAAGCAGAccccatcaccaccacctgACGAGGCACAGGtggtcgtcgccgttgactCGGTCCCCCGGGATGCAACGGACGACGAGGTAGAGAACCTCCCGCATCTTGTTGACAAACTCCCACCCGCAGCATGGGCGGCCGCTCTGATCGGTGCATCCGAAAGGTTCAGCTACTACTGTTTCGTCTCCATCTGGC AGAATTACATGCAAAATGAACGAGGCTCTCATGCAGTACCAGGAGCTCTCGGACTTGGCCAAGCTACCGCCACGGCTATATCCAATGGCTTCTTCATCTTTCTCTTCCTGATGCCGAGTGGCTTCGCAGTGGTCTCCGACGTATATCTTGGGCGCTATAATACTCTCTTGCTGGGGCTTGC ACTCTCCCTTTGCGGGTCGCTCGTCATGTTTGCGACGGCCCTGCCCTCTTCCCTTGATAGCGGCGCAGGCCTACCAGGCTTGATCGTCGCCATGGTCCTGGTAGGCCTGGGCGTGGGTGCAACCAAAGCAACCGTCTCCCCGTTCATCGGTGAGAACCTGCATCAGAAAAGTCTGGAATGGCAGCGGCTT CTCGTACGACAGAGAAACGGGACCCTTGCCGTGGTCGACGGCACGAGAACGCTGCAGTTCCTCTACAATGCCTTTTACTG GTTCACAAACAtcgcctccctctcctccgtGCCCGCCACATTCCTGGAAATGGAGTTTGATTTTTGGGCGGCCTATCTCATGGCAGCCATCTCCCTGGTGCTTGCTGCGAGTCTTCTCTTGCTGTTCAAATCGCGTCTGG TCAAGATCCGACCAGGCGGAAACAGCCTCCCACAAGCCATCAGGGTCATGACCATGGCAGCACGAAACGGCTTCAACCTCGACCATGCGAAGCAGTCATATCAGATGGAGGCCTGTGGCGCCCAGGTCCCATGGGGCGACAAGTTCGTCGACGAGTTGAGGCGCAGCCTCCTGGCGTGCCGTGTCAT CTTCTGCTTCGCCTTCTTCTATCTGGCAATCACGCAAATGTTCAACAACCTCATCTCGCAGGCTGGCCAGATGCAGCTCCACGGCGTGCCGAACGACATGCTCCAGGCCATGGCCGGCGTGGCCTGCGTGGTCTTCGGCCCCGTCATCCAGGCCCTGTACAACTTCCTCGCCAAGCACCGCATCTCCTTCGGCCCCATGGCCCGCATCGCCCTGGCCTTCCTCAtctgcggcgccggcatggcctacgccgccggcctccaGAAGATCATCTACTCCGCCGCGCCTTGCTACGACGCGCCCCGCGCCTGTCCCGCCTCGGACGGCGGACGCCTGCCCAACGAGGTCAACGTCTGGGCCCAGCTGCCCGTCTACGTCGCCCTGGCCGTTGCCGAGATCTTTGGTCTCGTCACGGCGAGCGAGTACGCGTACTCCAAGGCCCACAAGGACATGAAGAGCATAGTCCAGGCCATGGTCCAGCTGAGCGCCTGCATGGGATCCCTGATGGCCATGGCCCTCAGCCCCGTGTCGCGGGATCCCCATCTCGTCATCGTGTATGCCGCCATCGCGGGCGTCATGGGCCTTTGTTCGGCCCTCTTCTGGTGGAAGTTCCGCAAGTATGACCGGCTGGATCGTGAGTTGAATAACCTAGACCGGGCAAATTGA
- a CDS encoding Carboxylic ester hydrolase, which translates to MTKHVPTAQAKTDNMNIRSYSPDKLTATGIDESSLLIHQDGYLEPSWRPSRSVSGTAGEVVDNDHTTIAPSDISTPPRRHSSSSAIESTKYMGLRSDVDPTDNDTPGERIALTSFDNESNTAFITESRPLKETITSQDVTDKANETIWDAWWLETLSSLLALGCIIAIVVILSLHQGKPLPDWPALISVNSLTAIFTAVFKASLILPIAEGLGQLKWNWFHRPQKLADVALFDNASRGPWGSLLLIIKQIPRPHKSYLAGFGSLITIAALAIDPVSQAMIEHRECHLTREPGVVEVAEVPRTNNYTASDVYVFDHFKTQLDLSPTMEVALHKGLWDPEETETMIQFQCPTGDCTFTKGNDSFFFSSLAMCHSCKDITNDVVLEHDPDGHRAWHLNVSQEQRWPFSGPQVCSALRNKPKLSVTSTPGNVYRHGQEPFLSFDVLMITLPACKENASSCYYKDHTVSMLKPVAVRCSLDPLINGEERQCFATADWAPQSVRVDSTYGSLYKVGDPPEDSNLVWKSYPRECVWAVGSSSSLSIDDALKDLFNNNISTTDLEHVSNVTGPTWLKKVYAEGPGNLSTVESMIQGLTKSMTAAIRNDPGGPVPPDRLALDESQRSLRKVRGSVSSTQTCVFVHWGWIAYPAALLVLQWTFSILMLVTQWPDNGGKTRTRSTWKSSPLALLFHGLDEGLRRSHGNLRTLKDMDAAAKKLNVQLAPVDGSKDKGWLLCES; encoded by the exons ATGACCAAACACGTCCCAACTGCTCAAGCAAAAACAGACAACATGAACATACGTTCCTACAGCCCTGATAAATTAACTGCAACTGGCATCGACGAATCATCGCTCCTTATCCATCAGGATGGCTACCTTGAACCTTCTTGGCGCCCATCGAGGAGCGTAAGTGGCACAGCAGGAGAGGTAGTTGACAATGATCACACTACGATTGCACCTTCTGATATATCAACTCCCCCAAGACGACATTCAAGCAGTTCCGCCATCGAGTCGACAAAATACATGGGTCTTCGATCTGACGTCGATCCGACAGACAATGATACTCCAGGAGAAAGAATTGCGCTCACCTCTTTCGACAATGAGTCGAACACCGCATTCATCACGGAGTCACGGCCCTTGAAGGAAACCATCACTTCGCAAGATGTAACGGACAAAGCCAACGAAACAATATGGGACGCATGGTGGCTGGAGACGTTGAGCAGCCTGCTTGCGCTTGGTtgcatcatcgccatcgtcgtcattCTATCTCTCCACCAAGGAAAACCTCTGCCGGACTGGCCTGCGCTGATATCAGTCAATTCCTTAACTGCTATCTTCACAGCCGTGTTCAAGGCTTCACTCATCCTGCCAATTGCTGAAG GTCTTGGCCAGTTGAAATGGAATTGGTTCCATCGCCCGCAGAAACTTGCCGATGTCGCCCTGTTTGACAATGCTAGCCGTGGGCCATGGGGGTCGCTGCTCCTAATTATCAAGCAGATACCACGTCCGCATAAGTC GTACCTGGCTGGATTTGGCTCTCTTATTACTATTGCTGCATTGGCTATCGATCCTGTGTCCCAAGCCATGATTGAGCATAGAGAATGCCATTTGACCAGGGAGCCAGGCGTTGTTGAGGTCGCAGAAGTTCCAAGGACGAACAACTATACAGCCAGCGATGTATACGTCTTCGATCACTTCAAAACTCAGTTGGACCTTTCGCCCACGATGGAGGTGGCTCTCCACAAGGGCCTTTGGGACCCCGAAGAAACTGAGACCATGATCCAATTCCAATGCCCCACCGGCGATTGCACATTCACAAAAGGAAACGacagcttcttcttttcgtcTTTGGCCATGTGTCACTCATGTAAAGACATCACGAACGATGTTGTCTTGGAACATGATCCAGATGGCCATCGTGCTTGGCATCTGAATGTCTCCCAGGAGCAACGCTGGCCATTCTCAGGACCCCAGGTCTGCTCCGCTCTTCGCAATAAGCCAAAGCTTTCGGTCACATCGACACCAGGCAACGTTTACCGTCACGGTCAGGAACCATTCCTCAGTTTCGACGTCTTAATGATCACATTGCCTGCGTGTAAGGAGAATGCCTCCTCGTGCTACTACAAGGATCACACCGTTTCTATGCTAAAGCCAGTTGCTGTTCGATGCAGCTTGGATCC CCTCATTAACGGCGAGGAAAGACAGTGCTTTGCAACGGCAGATTGGGCGCCGCAGTCAGTTCGAGTTGACTCTACTTACGGTAGTCTATACAAGGTGGGAGATCCACCTGAGGACTCTAACCTCGTTTGGAAGTCCTACCCACGAGAATGTGTTTGGGCAGTAGGTTCCTCTAGCAGCCTGTCAATCGACGATGCCCTCAAAGACCTtttcaacaacaacatcagcACTACAGACCTGGAGCATGTTTCGAACGTGACTGGTCCAACATGGCTGAAGAAGGTATATGCAGAAGGTCCCGGCAATCTATCTACAGTAGAGAGCATGATTCAGGGCTTGACAAAATCGATGACGGCAGCTATTCGCAACGACCCCGGCGGTCCCGTTCCACCAGACCGGCTGGCGCTGGACGAGTCTCAACGCAGCCTCAGAAAAGTTCGCGGCAGTGTTAGTAGTACGCAAACGTGTGTATTTGTACACTGGGGCTGGATCGCATACCCCGCCGCACTTCTCGTCTTGCAGTGGACATTCTCGATTTTGATGCTGGTCACTCAATGGCCagacaacggcggcaagacgCGCACTCGCTCGACGTGGAAGTCATCGCCACTGGCTCTTTTATTCCACGGACTCGACGAGGGTTTGCGCAGGAGCCATGGCAATTTGAGAACACTTAAGGATATGGATGCAGCGGCTAAGAAGCTCAATGTGCAGCTGGCACCGGTTGATGGCTCAAAAGACAAAGGCTGGCTGCTGTGTGAAAGTTAG
- a CDS encoding HK97 family phage prohead protease, with protein MATPAQKKKFATELTDYASRRQTTGPYADNLDVDVLIVGGGFGKSSPPTIKTWGTQHETNNIIPGGVFMLKTLREMGLRAVIYEAGTSFGGTWRWNRYPGARVDSEVPEYEFSWPEVFKDWTWSTNYPNFQELRAYFDHVDRVLNLSKDCSFETVVVGAQFQPAEGKWHIKTADGRLAKSKYFIVAAGFASKRYIPNWPGVEKFRGVVHHSSFWPEEDVDVNGKRCAVIGTGASGVQIAQEWGQAVGERGELKVFQRTPNLAVPMGKRPLTPQEQDAGKTWYPSLFDLREKCFGGFLYSMAERNTFDDSPADREAFYRALWDYGGFRYWLGNYRDMLFDADANREAYSFWSRNVRARIGDPRKREILAPTVDKMPHFFGVKRPCLEQNYYEQFNKSNVDVIDISKNGIASFTETGIKLEDGTHYEFDVVAIATGFDITTGGMTNMGLKSIHNTNLQDEWKAAANTYLGTTVGGYPNMFHMYGPHGPTLLSNGPSTVEVQGRWIADCIRKMERERVRWIDPTAEATRAWKQRINALSDASLFPTTRSTYMGGSMPGKAFEQVNFAGGIPQYAREIREKLDGWVGFDVVRDTRDVSRL; from the exons ATGGCCACACCTGCACAGAAAAAGAAGTTCGCGACCGAGCTGACGGACTATGCGTCGAGGCGTCAGACCACCGGCCCCTATGCGgacaacctcgacgtcgacgtcctcatcgtcggtGGCGGATTTGGCAAGTCTTCTCCCCCAACCATCAAGACTTGGGGCACGCAACATGAGACTAACAACATCATCCCAGGTGGTGTCTTCATGCTCAAGACCCTCCGGGAGATGGGTCTACGGGCCGTCATCTACGAAGCCGGAACGTCCTTCGGGGGCACCTGGCGGTGGAACCGATACCCCGGCGCGCGCGTCGACTCCGAGGTCCCCGAGTACGAGTTCTCGTGGCCCGAGGTCTTTAAAGACTGGACGTGGTCCACCAACTACCCCAACTTCCAGGAGCTCCGGGCGTACTTTGACCACGTTGACAGG GTGCTGAACCTATCGAAAGACTGCTCCTTTGAGacagtcgtcgtcggtgctcagttccagcccgccgaaggaAAATGGCACATCAAAACTGCCGACGGCCGCTTGGCCAAGAGCAAGTACTTCATCGTCGCTGCTGGCTTT GCTTCTAAGCGATACATCCCGAACTGGCCCGGCGTCGAAAAGTTCCGGGGCGTCGTCCACCACTCCTCCTTCTGGCCCgaagaagacgtcgacgtAAACGGTAAGCGAtgcgccgtcatcggcacCGGGGCTTCGGGCGTCCAGATCGCGCAGGAATGGggccaggccgtcggcgaacGCGGCGAGCTGAAGGTCTTCCAGCGGACGCCGAACCTGGCCGTGCCCATGGGAAAGCGGCCCCTGACGCCCCAGGAGCAGGACGCCGGCAAGACGTGGTACCCGAGCCTGTTTGATCTCCGCGAGAAGTGCTTCGGCGGCTTCCTCTACAGCATGGCGGAGCGGAACACGTTCGACGACTCCCCCGCGGACCGCGAGGCCTTTTACCGCGCGCTCTGGGACTACGGCGGGTTCCGGTACTGGCTCGGAAACTACCGGGACATGCTCTTCGACGCCGATGCCAACAGGGAGGCCTACAGCTTCTGGTCGCGCAACGTCCGGGCGCGGATCGGGGACCCGAGGAAGCGGGAGATCCTGGCCCCGACGGTCGACAAGATGCCGCACTTCTTCGGCGTCAAGCGGCCCTGCCTGGAGCAGAACTACTACGAGCAGTTCAACAAGTCCAACGTGGACGTGATCGATATCAGCAAGAACGGCATCGCCAGCTTTACCGAGACTGGCATCAAGCTGGAGGATGGAACTCACTACGAGTTCGACGTGGTTGCGATTGCCACTGGATTT GACATCACCACCGGCGGCATGACGAACATGGGCCTGAAGAGCATCCACAACACCAACCTCCAGGACGAGTGGAAGGCCGCGGCCAACACGTACCTCGGCACGACGGTGGGCGGCTACCCCAACATGTTCCACATGTACGGGCCCCACGGGCCGACGCTGCTCAGCAACGGGCCCTCGACGGTCGAGGTGCAGGGCCGGTGGATCGCCGACTGCATTCGCAAGATGGAGCGGGAGCGCGTGCGGTGGATCGACccgacggcggaggcgacgCGGGCGTGGAAGCAGCGGATCAACGCCCTCAGCGACGCGTCCCTGTTCCCGACGACGCGGTCGACGTACATGGGCGGGTCGATGCCGGGCAAGGCGTTCGAGCAGGTCAACTTCGCGGGGGGGATCCCGCAGTATGCGAGGGAGATCCGCGAGAAGCTGGACGGCTGGGTCGGGTTCGATGTCGTAAGGGATACTCGTGATGTGAGCAGGCTCTGA
- a CDS encoding Beta-lactamase, giving the protein MPLSSQAVDEIKTIVENAVTSDPQKIPGTTVVVVDRTGAEQFAHSAGQRGISSNEPMTLENVYWMASCTKMVVGIACMQLVEKGALRLDDSAHLEKLCPELAEIKVLDAQGKLVDKKRGITLRMLLTHTAGFGYTFFNERLRDWSLPAGIDEFSGSIRDMMQPLLFQPGEGWEYGVGIDWAGIALERVTNTSLNEYIQANICQPLGLRNVNMIPTPSMKAQLAYMHHKRPDGKLVTRDHLLHRPLVVQSEEEVRGCFNSGGAGIFAKPQEYSPETETLAGILAVFLNDGTCPVTKAQLLKKETVDEMFRNQIPQLPDFAKQGVQDAKPELATAVPELYSVPEGTPQGWGLTFMITGGTTGRSDGTAWWTGLPNLFWWCDRENGVAGIVCSQILPFGDPAVMGLWSQVETAVYKGLGISSKA; this is encoded by the exons ATGCCTCTATCATCACAAGCTGTCGACGAGATCAAAACTATAGTAGAAAATGCCGTGACCTCAGACCCCCAAAAGATCCCCGGAACGAccgtggtcgtcgtcgaccgcaccggcgccgagcagTTCGCCCACTCCGCAGGACAAAGAGGCATATCGTCCAACGAGCCAATGACTCTGGAAAACGTGTACTGGATGGCCTCGTGCACCAAGATggtcgtcggcatcgcgTGCATGCAGTTGGTGGAGAAGGGCGCTCTCAGGCTGGACGACTCGGCTCACCTGGAGAAGCTGTGCcccgagctggccgagatcaAGGTGCTCGACGCCCAAGGGAAGCTCGTGGACAAGAAGCGGGGGATAACGCTGCGCATGCTGCTGACGCATACCGCCGGGTTCGGATACACATTCTTCAACGAGAGACTACGCGATTGGAGTCTCCCAGCCGGCATTGACGAGTTCTCGGGGAGCATACGGGACATGATGCAGCCGCTCTTGTTCCAACCAGGGGAAGGCTGGGAGTATGGC GTCGGTATCGACTGGGCTGGCATCGCTCTTGAGCGTGTCACCAACACCAGCCTCAACGAGTACATCCAGGCCAACATCTGCCAGCCACTAGGGCTCCGGAATGTCAACATGATCCCGACACCTTCGATGAAGGCACAGCTCGCTTATATGCACCACAAAAGGCCTGACGGCAAGCTAGTTACCAGAGACCACCTCCTTCACCGGCCACTCGTCGTCCAGTCGGAAGAAGAGGTCCGCGGGTGTTTcaacagcggcggcgccggcatcttTGCCAAGCCGCAAGAATACAGTC CTGAGACGGAGACGTTGGCAGGTATACTCGCAGTCTTCCTCAACGACGGGACCTGCCCGGTCACGAAGGCGCAACTCTTGAAAAAGGAGACGGTGGACGAGATGTTCAGGAACCAGATCCCCCAGCTCCCAGACTTCGCCAAACAGGGCGTCCAGGACGCCAAGCCGGAGCTGGCCACGGCGGTCCCGGAGCTCTACTCGGTCCCGGAGGGCACGCCGCAGGGGTGGGGGCTGACGTTCATGATCACCGGCGGGACGACGGGGCGGTCAGACGGCACGGCATGGTGGACGGGGCTGCCGAACCTGTTCTGGTGGTGCGATCGAGAGAACGGCGTGGCCGGCATCGTGTGCTCTCAGATCCTGCCCTTTGGCGATCCGGCGGTGATGGGGTTGTGGTCCCAGGTCGAGACGGCCGTCTACAAGGGGCTCGGAATCTCGAGTAAGGCTTGA